The genomic region TGCCTATGGGGCTTAGGACGGGAATTTGTTTTGCATCGGGGTAGTTGCCGCTCCAGTCCATGTGGTAAACGTCCGCCCTAGCGCCTTCCTTGCCAATGTAATCCAGTAGCTGATCGTATCGCCCCTCAAACGTAATATGCTCGTAGTTCCTGCTAAGGCTCGTTCTACTTGCTTGTACTGTCTCGGCTTTAGCACTGCATCCAACTAACAATACACAGGCTGCAATAAATAGTGCTTTCATAGAATCCTCCAGGTTTAATTTAAGGTTACGAAAATGAATAAATTAACCTACGAATCTCCAGACATACCCATGCGCTGTCTTACCTATTCCAGAACAAACAGAGTAAATAGCACTATTACCTGAATTCTTACCAATAGCTCTATTAGCAGCCCTACAAGAGTCATGGGTAGCTATGTAATCCCCATTCAAGTCGAATTGAATAACACGCCTTACTCGTTTACAGTTTGCTGCTTGAGTAAAGTTATCTGCCCAACGTAGATTATCAGGAGTGTAGTTACCGTCGTTATTTATCCTGTCTAACGTGTACCCACTAGGTCTATCTCCAAGGTTATGGATAACCGAATTATCGATAACCATAGTGGGACTTTGTAAGAAAGATGGAGCAAATTGAGCTAGAATGCGGGTAGGAGTTGCGTTTTACGTCAGTCTCGACAGGAGCAACGTAAGGTGAAAGATCAAGTACCAGCAGCGATGCCGCAGTGCTTTGAGAACTGGTGTCGTCGGTTTGATGATGTATTTTCGCGTCAGAAGCAGCGGCAGGAATTTCGTGTTTATCTAGGGGGACTGCTGGGTGAGAGTCAGCGCAAAAACCTGAGCCAACTGGTCACAAATACAGTAGATGGCTCCTACAACAGCCTCAGACATTTTCTCAACAATGCCCCTTGGGATGAAGTCAAGCTAAATAATCGGCGGTTGGAGGTGATGCACCAGTGTCGCCAGACGACCCCGAGTCAAGGTTTCACATTGATTGTAGATGATTCGGGACATCGCAAAAGTGGTGCGGCTACTGATGGGGTAGGACGGCAGTACATTGGGGAGATTGGCAAGACTGACAATGGTATTGTGCTGCTGACTACCTACTTGTATGATGGAGTGCGACGTCTGCCGTTAGATGTTGCACTCTATCAACACGCAAGTTTATTCGAGCAAGGCAAGGCAGACCCCAACTTCCAGAAAAAACCTGACCTGGCTCTAGACTTGGTTGACCAATGCTTGAAGCGCGGTTATCGACCGGGTGTGACTGTAATTGATGCAGGCTACGGTAATAACACGCCTTTTCTCAAGCAGTTGGAGTCGAGAAACCTAACTTACGTGGCAGCAATCGCCAAAAACCGCCAAGTTACTGCTCAAACATCAGGTGATGAGTCTG from Chroococcidiopsis sp. SAG 2025 harbors:
- a CDS encoding IS701 family transposase; the protein is MKDQVPAAMPQCFENWCRRFDDVFSRQKQRQEFRVYLGGLLGESQRKNLSQLVTNTVDGSYNSLRHFLNNAPWDEVKLNNRRLEVMHQCRQTTPSQGFTLIVDDSGHRKSGAATDGVGRQYIGEIGKTDNGIVLLTTYLYDGVRRLPLDVALYQHASLFEQGKADPNFQKKPDLALDLVDQCLKRGYRPGVTVIDAGYGNNTPFLKQLESRNLTYVAAIAKNRQVTAQTSGDESARKQGLEAIAQTLAVEQFTPVQLNLEQPRTVWVALLPVHVPKLEGTRWLAIQLNASSFEQATEVDYFLTNASDNQVSAAWVAQTYSARNWVEVFYREAKGWLGLSEYQVRDALSMKRHWVLVFIAYTFILWHQLTGGFRRRWATKPLQTFAEALEAFRTAVEFRLVRWLNEHVDVFASHRAKFGYIWA